The Pseudomonas entomophila genome segment CTTTCTTGTTTTGTCCATGTGGACCTGTTCGCCGGCAAGCCAGTACTGACTGATCCACCGCCGAGTTGCCGGCTAACAGGGTCATGTAGCGTCTGGATCGGCAAACCGCTTTTTTGCCCTTTTTGAAAAAAATTCAATGGGGGTATTGACTTAGCATCGGTACCTGCGTAAATTTCGCGGCCTCAGCGAAGCAAACGCAACAAGCAACATCGCGGGGGTGATTAGCTCAGCCGGGAGAGCATCTGCCTTACAAGCAGAGGGTCGGCGGTTCGATCCCGTCATCACCCACCACTTCCTGAGAACGTTTCTAGTTCTGAGTGTTTTGTATAAAGCACGCAGGCAGAGAGAGACAGGACGCAAGTCCAGCTATGCGCGGCGGTAGTTCAGTCGGTTAGAATACCGGCCTGTCACGCCGGGGGTCGCGGGTTCGAGTCCCGTCCGCCGCGCCATTATTCTCCAGATGGGTGTTCGCACCGGTCTGAGGCCGCAAGGCCAGATCCCAGTTTCAATCAGGCGCAAGCCTGAACGATACGCAGCGGTAGTTCAGTCGGTTAGAATACCGGCCTGTCACGCCGGGGGTCGCGGGTTCGAGTCCCGTCCGCTGCGCCATCTTCGCTTCGAGTCCCTTGAACAGCTCGATGCAAAACGAAAAGAGAAAATGCTCTTTTTTCGTTCCTGGCTTTCGCGCCATGAGCGCTTGAAAGCCTGGATCCCAGTTTCAATCGGGTGCAAGCCCGAATGTTACGCAGCGGTAGTTCAGTCGGTTAGAATACCGGCCTGTCACGCCGGGGGTCGCGGGTTCGAGTCCCGTCCGCTGCGCCATATTCGCCTCGAGGTCCCTTGAACACCTTGAGGCAACAAGAAAGCGACCTTAGGGTCGCTTTTTTCGTTTCTGCCTCATGAGAGGCTACGGGTCATCAAATACACCCAATTGACACAGTCTTCACCGATCAATGGTTTCAGCAGGTGATCGATGTGATGCACAATACGCCCCATTCGTATCTTCCCGGAATTGGCAATGTCTAGATCAACCGTCTATGGCGCGCTCGGGCTGGCCCTTGTGCTGGCGGGCGTCTCCGGCTGCTCCTCGAAAAAAGCCGCTGTCTACGAGCATGAGAACTTCGATGACTCCGGCACCTTTTCCCGCAGCTTCCCGGTCAGTGAGGCAAGTACCTGCGAAGCTGCCAGGCGCGCGCTGCTCAGCCAGGGCTACATCATCACCAGCAGTGACGCCAACCAGGTAGCCGGCAACAAGAGCTTCCAGCAGAACGCCGAAAACCACATGCAGATCAGCTTCAACATCACCTGCGTGCCCGATATGGGCGACAAGCAGCGTTCAACCATGTTCGCCAACGCCCTGCAGGACCGCTACACCCTGAAGAAATCCAACACCTCCGCCAGCCTGGGTGTGGGTGTGCTGGGCTCGGTGTCGATGCCGATCGGCTCCACCGATGATTCGATGGTCAAGGTCGCCAGCGAAACGGTGACCGCGTCGCAGTTTTACGATCGCTACTTCGCGTTGGTAGAAAGCTACTTGCCCAAACCCAAGGCCACAAAGAAGGCCGAGGCAGCGGTTGAGCCGGCCAAGGTCGAAAAGCCAGCTGCGGAGCTGGGCTTGCCGGAGCCTGCGCCGACTGCGCTGGCGCCCGCAGCGGCTCCGGAGCCGGCAGCGCCTGCCCAGTCGGCTGCGCCGGTGACAGCTAGCGAAGCCCCGGCGACCCCGGTAGTGGATAGCCAAGGCTCCCAGCCGGTCACGCCACCGGTGGAGGCTGCTCCGATCCAGGTGCAGCAAACACCGGGCGCCGAACAGGCACCGGCACCGTTGTGACAGTGGTCACTCACTGTTACAGCTTGCGTAAGTAATGTTCCGGGCGCCTGCTACGTTTACTTGTCACGGGGATGTAGCCATTCCTTCATCTGGCCGAACTAAATTGACGGCAGACCAGCGAATGATGAGTGAAGAGGAAGCAGGCTGATGGACGACTACCAGGAAGAACTTCTCGAATTCCAGGCGTACGAACTGGACACTCCAGAGCCCGCGGATGACGCTACCGAGCTCTAGCCCACCTGCCGCTGAAGGCGGCGAAACTCTCCCGGTGTAAGGCCCGTCCAGCGCTTGAACGCGCGCTGGAAGGCCTCCGCCGAAGCAAACCCCAATAGATAGGCGATTTCGCCAAAGGCCAGCTCCGTGTCACGGATGTAGGTCTCGGCAAGGTCCTGTCGTGTGTCATTGAGCAAGCTACGAAAGCGCGTGCCTTCTTCAGCCAACTTGCGCCGTAAGGTCCAGGTGGGCAGTTGCAGGTGCCGTGCCACTTCCTCCAGGTCCGGCTCGCGTCCACCGTTGAGCAAGGGACCCAGCAGGTGGGTGATGCGTTCGCCCAGGCTGCGTACTCGGGTGCGCAGGGCCAGTTCCGCTTCACACAGTTGCAACAGGTGCTGCCAGGTGCTCGGACAATGGTGCGGGTTGACCAGGGCAAGAGTGGCCTGGCCCAGGCGCAACTGATTGACCGGGGCGCCGAACAGTACAGGGCCATTGCACAAGCTTTGGTATTGCGCAGCGTAAGTGGGCGGCTCGAACTCGATCTCCAGCCGCTCGGCTTGCACCGGGCGCTGCACAAGGGCGCTCAGTTGCGCCAGCCAGCCGGCCAGTAACGAGTCGACCACGAAGCGGTTGTAGGTGTTGTAGGGGCTGATGGAGTAGAAGCGTAGCCAGGCGCCCTGATTGTCTTCATGAAAGCTCGACTGGCCACGGTAGTTGGCGGCATACAGTGGCTCGAAGCGCAGCAGCGTGCGGGCAGCTTCGCCGAGGGTGGGGGCCTGGGCGGCGGCCACTCCAGCGAGCCCGGCCTGGGCCAGGTGACTCAGGCGGCCCATGCGCAGGCCCAGTGCCGATTCGCCACTCATCGCGATGGCGGCATGGCCCAGATGCATGTAGCGCGGGATCGACAATCGCGCGCCTGGTTCGGCCAGGCGCTGAATATCAAGCCCATAGCGCAGCAAGAGGGGCTGTGGGTCATGCCCGAGTTGCGTCAGTGCCTGAGCCAGTGGTTGGACGAACCCTACCGACAGTTCACCCAGGCGCACGCGGGGACGAGGCATGTTGTCACAACCACAGGTTCAGCAGGCGCGCACCCTGGCTGGCGCTGCCCGCCCAGAGGATGCCGGCCTGGTTGGCGAAGCCCTGACCATCGCCACTGAGCTCCCAGAACTGGCCGCGCAGGAAAACGCTCATGCTGGTGACGCCATTGCTGGCAGCTTGGGTCAGTTGTTGCCACGCGGCTTGTTCGCTGACCTGGCCGCGCTGCAGCGGCAACTGCGCCGCAGCAGGCTGGTGGCGGTTGCCACGCCAGGGCGCTTGCCATTGATGGTGGCCACTGAGGAAGACCGGGTTGGCAATCAACTGCACCGACTGCTCAGCCAGTCGCCGGTGATTGGCGGGGTACCAGCTATCGCTGCCCACCAGAACGCCCAGGCGTCCGGCAGGGGTCTGCACGACTTGCAGGGGATGCTGGCGGCCGTCATGGATGTAACGCCGAGTTTCGCTGTCTGGGTACTGCTGGTGCTGGGGCTGCCCCAGCACGCTGCCATCGCGGCCAAAGACCACGCTGCTGTTGAACAGCGGGCCATCACCGGAGCGCAACCGACCGTCTTTCACATAGGGGGCGGGCAGCACGATTGAACCGGCAACCAGGGTGACCCCGAATTCATGCGCGAGGCCGCCGAACAGCTGTTGGTAGTCGCTGGCCATCTGCTTCGCTTTCATGCGCAGGTGCGCATCGCCGCGGCGATCATCGCCGCTGGCTTCAAGCAGCGCCAGGCCGTAGCGCAGCGGGTTGCTCAGTTCCAGCCATTGCCAGGCTTCGCGGCGGTGGGTGACCTGGTACAGCTCGTTCTTTTCGCCTCGAGCCCAGAGCCAGGTGCCGATGTGCTCAGGCAGTA includes the following:
- a CDS encoding AraC family transcriptional regulator yields the protein MPRPRVRLGELSVGFVQPLAQALTQLGHDPQPLLLRYGLDIQRLAEPGARLSIPRYMHLGHAAIAMSGESALGLRMGRLSHLAQAGLAGVAAAQAPTLGEAARTLLRFEPLYAANYRGQSSFHEDNQGAWLRFYSISPYNTYNRFVVDSLLAGWLAQLSALVQRPVQAERLEIEFEPPTYAAQYQSLCNGPVLFGAPVNQLRLGQATLALVNPHHCPSTWQHLLQLCEAELALRTRVRSLGERITHLLGPLLNGGREPDLEEVARHLQLPTWTLRRKLAEEGTRFRSLLNDTRQDLAETYIRDTELAFGEIAYLLGFASAEAFQRAFKRWTGLTPGEFRRLQRQVG
- a CDS encoding nitrilase-related carbon-nitrogen hydrolase, with amino-acid sequence MGKLLASALALVVIATLFGYGFWTSQRPEGHYLSDLRIELALDQGVPRDQGNLLGVEPLLYPGDYQNLERLHRKLSAYLEQARDKGLVNARTVVVLPEHIGTWLWARGEKNELYQVTHRREAWQWLELSNPLRYGLALLEASGDDRRGDAHLRMKAKQMASDYQQLFGGLAHEFGVTLVAGSIVLPAPYVKDGRLRSGDGPLFNSSVVFGRDGSVLGQPQHQQYPDSETRRYIHDGRQHPLQVVQTPAGRLGVLVGSDSWYPANHRRLAEQSVQLIANPVFLSGHHQWQAPWRGNRHQPAAAQLPLQRGQVSEQAAWQQLTQAASNGVTSMSVFLRGQFWELSGDGQGFANQAGILWAGSASQGARLLNLWL
- a CDS encoding DUF2242 domain-containing protein → MSRSTVYGALGLALVLAGVSGCSSKKAAVYEHENFDDSGTFSRSFPVSEASTCEAARRALLSQGYIITSSDANQVAGNKSFQQNAENHMQISFNITCVPDMGDKQRSTMFANALQDRYTLKKSNTSASLGVGVLGSVSMPIGSTDDSMVKVASETVTASQFYDRYFALVESYLPKPKATKKAEAAVEPAKVEKPAAELGLPEPAPTALAPAAAPEPAAPAQSAAPVTASEAPATPVVDSQGSQPVTPPVEAAPIQVQQTPGAEQAPAPL